A genomic region of Chryseobacterium sp. KACC 21268 contains the following coding sequences:
- a CDS encoding histidine kinase translates to MKKKQIIWLQIIYWSLNFFGTVITPLYFFDRENDLQSTVLRITFFLAGIITFYICYLVIIPKVFRQEKVYTVILSFFLSILCFATVRYLMEEVLLPVTFGFRNYNQETGLLYYFFDNIYYGCINVFIAGIMWLLEKFGVIETERQKLEQERNEAKIQALKTQINPHFIFNTLNNIYSLVYQNSEKALPAIEELSQLLRYITKDLEKNFIPLEKEIGYLESLIELEKLRLKSPELLMIEKKINHPNLNISPMLLVPFVENAFKHGDFSGKGFTMKISDDNQALNFHIQNFKKQRSKDSLSGIGINNVKKRLEILYPKKHELNITETETEFSVDLKIDLK, encoded by the coding sequence ATGAAAAAGAAACAAATCATCTGGCTTCAAATCATCTATTGGAGTCTCAACTTTTTTGGAACTGTGATTACGCCTTTGTATTTCTTCGACAGAGAGAACGATTTGCAGAGTACGGTTTTGAGAATTACCTTTTTCCTCGCAGGGATTATCACGTTTTATATTTGTTATCTGGTCATCATTCCAAAAGTTTTCAGACAGGAGAAAGTTTATACCGTTATTCTTTCGTTTTTCCTTTCGATTCTTTGTTTTGCGACAGTCAGATATTTGATGGAGGAGGTTTTATTGCCTGTCACTTTTGGATTTAGAAATTACAATCAGGAAACAGGATTGCTTTATTACTTTTTTGATAACATTTATTACGGCTGCATCAATGTTTTTATTGCCGGAATAATGTGGTTGCTGGAAAAATTTGGCGTGATTGAAACCGAAAGACAAAAACTGGAACAGGAAAGAAACGAGGCGAAAATTCAGGCATTAAAAACTCAAATCAATCCTCATTTCATCTTTAATACTTTAAATAATATCTATTCCTTGGTTTATCAGAATTCAGAAAAAGCTTTGCCTGCGATTGAGGAATTGAGTCAATTGTTAAGATACATCACGAAGGATTTGGAGAAAAATTTCATTCCATTGGAAAAGGAAATCGGTTATCTGGAAAGCCTGATAGAACTGGAAAAGCTTAGATTGAAAAGTCCCGAACTATTAATGATTGAAAAAAAAATCAATCATCCCAACCTTAATATTTCGCCAATGCTTTTGGTTCCGTTTGTTGAAAATGCTTTCAAACACGGCGATTTCAGTGGCAAAGGTTTTACGATGAAGATTTCGGATGATAATCAAGCTTTGAATTTCCACATTCAAAACTTCAAAAAGCAAAGGTCAAAAGATTCACTTTCCGGGATTGGAATCAACAATGTGAAAAAACGATTGGAAATCCTGTATCCGAAAAAACACGAACTGAACATCACAGAAACCGAAACCGAATTTTCTGTAGATTTGAAAATCGATTTGAAATAA
- a CDS encoding TonB-dependent receptor, protein MKLKYLFITTIFSTLTFAQTQKDSLKELEQVNILVKKKLLERKADRLIFNVDASIASQGMDAGETLANVPMLKVDENLGTISIIGKSSVNVMINGRMLNLSGTALLNYLKSIRSENISKIEVITTPPAKYEAQGNSGLINIILKKNPNLGFSGNISTGLTQRTYFNGSTNGTLNYQTEKLSLSLKTSYIEGAKRADERFTILGASQNYNRSVRKDMWQILTPNLSGSYKINKNSEVGMEYIFDNGKNGMDIVNTTRNISPKLDEKNFLTNTFHREKSPTHTFSTYYDLKLDSLGKKLSFAGNFYQNNNETEVNFSTLTLPENTIQDVKTLSMIKPQIFSVQGDLELPFSFGTIETGVKFNQFRNSADLQYLDWKNNQFVIDDEKSSTFNYREENYAAYASFGKSFGEHWETKAGLRYENTFVKSAVNNFSYGKWFPSAFVSYKEDKNVFSLSYSRRINRPSMSNLNPFRWYENPQSYSTGNPLLTPSYINNYELGYTYNNKFSTSIYYLRLKNAFGQVAYLDGISQTGTYLNHYNNDFYGMNASYTDTFFKFWESNITVNASYQTSEVFNINAPTLKGYSLSYSINNTFTLNKTKTIALFLNYDQSLPYKNVNTRFENFSNLNSGLKISLMEKQLQINATVTNIFGQRFKGQMYFDDSTQLMNNYWDGRSFRLSVNYTFGNKKKISKKHINFEEKDRAN, encoded by the coding sequence ATGAAACTGAAATATCTATTCATCACGACAATCTTCTCAACTTTAACTTTTGCTCAAACTCAAAAAGACAGCTTGAAGGAACTTGAACAAGTCAATATATTGGTCAAGAAAAAATTGCTGGAAAGAAAGGCGGACCGACTCATCTTCAATGTCGATGCATCTATCGCTTCTCAAGGAATGGATGCGGGCGAAACTTTGGCCAATGTTCCGATGCTGAAAGTGGATGAAAATCTGGGAACGATTTCTATTATCGGAAAAAGTTCGGTAAATGTGATGATTAATGGCAGAATGCTGAATCTTTCCGGAACTGCATTATTAAATTATCTAAAATCCATCCGTTCCGAAAACATATCGAAAATCGAAGTCATTACGACGCCTCCTGCAAAGTATGAAGCGCAAGGAAATAGTGGACTCATCAATATTATTTTAAAGAAAAATCCAAATCTTGGTTTCAGTGGCAATATCAGTACTGGTTTGACCCAAAGAACTTATTTCAACGGAAGCACGAATGGAACTTTGAATTATCAAACCGAAAAATTAAGTTTAAGCTTAAAGACAAGCTACATCGAAGGTGCAAAACGTGCGGATGAGAGATTCACGATTCTTGGCGCGTCGCAGAATTACAACCGCTCTGTCCGAAAAGATATGTGGCAGATTTTGACACCGAACTTGAGCGGTTCCTATAAAATCAACAAAAACTCCGAAGTTGGGATGGAATATATTTTTGATAATGGAAAAAACGGAATGGACATCGTGAACACGACGAGAAATATCAGTCCAAAACTGGATGAAAAAAACTTTCTGACCAACACATTTCACAGAGAAAAATCGCCGACACACACTTTCAGTACCTATTATGATTTGAAGTTGGATTCTCTTGGAAAAAAGTTGAGTTTTGCGGGGAATTTCTATCAAAACAACAATGAGACGGAAGTTAATTTTTCGACTTTGACCTTACCTGAAAATACAATTCAGGATGTGAAAACTTTGTCGATGATCAAGCCTCAGATTTTCTCGGTTCAGGGTGATTTGGAATTGCCTTTTTCGTTTGGGACGATTGAAACTGGCGTGAAATTCAATCAATTCAGAAATTCCGCAGATTTGCAATATCTGGATTGGAAAAATAATCAGTTTGTCATTGATGATGAGAAAAGCAGCACGTTCAATTACCGAGAAGAAAATTATGCGGCTTACGCAAGTTTCGGTAAAAGTTTCGGCGAACATTGGGAAACGAAAGCTGGATTGCGATATGAAAATACATTTGTGAAAAGCGCTGTGAATAATTTCAGCTATGGAAAATGGTTTCCGTCGGCTTTTGTTTCTTATAAGGAAGATAAAAATGTGTTCAGCTTGTCCTATTCCAGAAGAATTAACCGACCAAGTATGAGCAATTTGAATCCTTTCAGATGGTACGAAAATCCACAGTCCTACTCCACAGGAAATCCCTTGCTGACGCCATCGTACATTAATAATTACGAGTTGGGTTACACTTACAACAACAAGTTTTCGACCAGCATTTATTATTTAAGATTGAAGAATGCGTTTGGGCAAGTGGCTTATCTAGACGGGATTTCTCAAACTGGAACTTATCTGAATCACTACAACAATGATTTTTATGGAATGAATGCCTCGTACACAGACACTTTCTTCAAATTCTGGGAATCGAATATTACTGTCAACGCATCGTATCAGACCTCGGAAGTTTTCAATATCAATGCGCCAACTTTGAAAGGTTATTCATTAAGTTATTCTATTAATAATACTTTCACATTGAACAAAACAAAAACGATTGCACTTTTCTTAAACTACGACCAAAGTTTGCCTTACAAAAATGTGAATACCCGTTTTGAGAACTTCTCCAATTTGAATTCTGGACTTAAGATTTCATTAATGGAGAAACAGCTTCAAATCAATGCGACAGTTACCAATATTTTTGGACAGCGATTCAAAGGTCAAATGTATTTTGATGACAGCACACAGTTGATGAACAACTATTGGGACGGCAGAAGTTTCAGATTAAGTGTCAATTACACCTTCGGAAACAAAAAGAAGATCAGCAAAAAGCATATTAATTTTGAGGAAAAAGACAGAGCAAATTAA